In Nostoc sp. GT001, a genomic segment contains:
- the cas7d gene encoding type I-D CRISPR-associated protein Cas7/Csc2, producing the protein MKFLKTLDSKFFHDVIPAKPMGKYVHFITIRVTESYPLFQTDGELNKVRVRAGIENKEPISRLAMFKRKQSTPERLTGRELLRNYKIGDAEKCDYNVDFSKTTPDCILYGFAIGDSGSEKSKVVVDTAYSITPFDDSHLNFTLNAPFENGTMSRQGEVTSRINSQDHILPQVFFPSIVTLKDPTEAGFLYVFNNILRTRHYGAQTTRTGRVRNELVGVIFADGEIVSNLLWTQKIYDVMSNATPKQINPPDPLNEDEVLEAATQAITALMSQECISHTDFFGASFTQLLSEVKSITSDETRLQEMLNQANAESSIYAQTWVLKSGKKDPKKDTKNNKKAAAVTE; encoded by the coding sequence ATGAAATTCTTGAAAACACTCGATTCTAAATTTTTCCACGATGTAATCCCTGCTAAACCAATGGGGAAATATGTTCATTTCATTACTATTCGTGTTACAGAATCTTACCCTTTATTCCAGACAGATGGTGAACTCAATAAAGTCAGAGTACGTGCTGGAATTGAAAACAAAGAACCTATTAGTCGTTTGGCAATGTTTAAGCGCAAGCAGTCTACACCAGAACGTTTAACGGGTAGAGAATTACTACGTAACTACAAAATTGGTGATGCTGAAAAATGCGACTACAACGTAGATTTCAGCAAAACTACTCCTGATTGTATTCTCTATGGTTTTGCTATTGGTGATTCTGGTTCTGAAAAGTCAAAAGTAGTTGTAGACACAGCGTACTCTATTACACCCTTTGATGATTCTCACCTTAACTTTACCCTCAATGCACCTTTTGAAAATGGAACTATGAGCCGTCAAGGGGAAGTAACCAGCCGTATTAATAGTCAAGATCATATCTTACCTCAAGTTTTTTTCCCCAGTATTGTCACGCTGAAAGATCCCACTGAAGCTGGATTTCTCTACGTTTTCAATAATATTCTCAGAACACGCCATTATGGAGCGCAGACTACCCGTACTGGTAGAGTACGTAATGAGTTAGTTGGAGTCATTTTCGCTGATGGTGAGATTGTTAGTAATCTTCTTTGGACTCAAAAGATATATGACGTAATGAGTAATGCAACTCCAAAGCAAATTAATCCTCCCGATCCGCTCAATGAAGACGAGGTTTTAGAGGCGGCTACACAAGCAATTACTGCTCTAATGTCTCAAGAGTGTATTTCTCATACTGATTTTTTTGGTGCATCCTTCACACAACTTTTGAGTGAAGTTAAGTCTATTACCAGTGATGAAACTCGATTGCAAGAAATGTTGAATCAAGCAAATGCTGAATCATCTATTTATGCTCAAACATGGGTTCTTAAATCAGGTAAGAAAGACCCTAAGAAAGATACCAAGAATAATAAGAAAGCTGCTGCTGTCACGGAGTAA
- the cas6 gene encoding CRISPR-associated endoribonuclease Cas6 — protein sequence MPHSLVLNLLPQSPIPPQYLTGRHLHALFLTLVSSVDSTLGDRLHDSTADKAFTLSPLQTNSPLLKGGSGGSKLQYSHQQPIPAGTPCWWRISLLDDTLFSKLTQLWLNLNPNRPWHLGPADLYITSIQGTPQSIQPWANANTYAQLYEEASERNSSINLSFSTPTAFRQGQYDTTLPTRESVFNSLLSRWNKYSGIEFTQIAIESIFPSFVNIHTEIVTDSRSKFIGIIGEVNYKILGEIEPIQIKQINALADFALYAGIGRKTTMGMGMTRRLYSP from the coding sequence ATGCCTCATAGTTTAGTGTTGAATTTGCTACCTCAATCGCCCATTCCACCACAGTATCTTACAGGTAGACATCTCCACGCCCTATTTTTAACCCTTGTTAGTTCTGTAGATAGCACATTAGGCGATCGCTTGCACGATTCCACCGCAGACAAAGCTTTCACTCTCTCTCCCCTGCAAACTAACTCCCCCCTTTTGAAGGGGGGTAGTGGGGGATCTAAATTGCAATACTCACATCAACAACCCATTCCCGCCGGAACTCCTTGTTGGTGGCGCATCTCCTTATTAGATGACACTCTATTTAGCAAACTTACCCAACTCTGGCTAAATCTTAATCCCAATCGCCCTTGGCATCTTGGCCCGGCTGACTTGTATATTACCAGCATTCAAGGCACACCCCAATCTATTCAACCTTGGGCAAATGCCAATACTTACGCTCAATTATACGAAGAAGCCAGTGAGCGCAATTCTTCCATCAACCTTAGCTTCTCCACACCTACCGCCTTCCGTCAAGGACAGTATGATACTACTCTTCCTACCAGAGAATCTGTTTTCAATTCCCTACTTTCGCGGTGGAATAAATACAGTGGCATAGAGTTTACTCAGATTGCAATTGAGTCAATATTTCCTTCTTTTGTCAATATTCACACAGAAATAGTAACCGACTCACGCAGCAAATTTATCGGCATTATTGGCGAAGTTAATTACAAGATATTGGGAGAAATTGAACCAATACAAATTAAACAGATTAACGCTTTAGCTGACTTTGCTTTGTATGCAGGAATTGGTCGTAAAACAACAATGGGTATGGGAATGACACGGCGGCTATATTCTCCATAA
- the cas5d gene encoding type I-D CRISPR-associated protein Cas5/Csc1, with translation MAIIYRCQIELHDSLYYATREIGRLYETEPIIHNYALCYALGLVDSQIYSTTVAEEHSYRYFCPEQVPKYEEHLTPLNQQQIYVTPARSLNHSSILNTWKYANNNYHVEMEKTQKNIPSFGRAKEIAPESLFEFFVISQKELKLPKWIRLGKWMSKAEVTVEKLPKPKIAEGIFTCTHPLNPLDVMFTNQVISYDVVNMPPVSLIQNVQMRGQYYQFDGIQNLKIPVRMEYRFRN, from the coding sequence ATGGCAATTATTTACCGTTGTCAAATAGAACTTCATGACAGCCTCTATTACGCAACTCGTGAAATCGGGCGATTGTATGAAACAGAGCCAATAATTCACAATTACGCTCTTTGTTATGCGTTGGGATTAGTTGATAGCCAAATCTACTCTACTACCGTTGCTGAAGAACATTCTTATCGCTATTTTTGTCCTGAACAAGTGCCAAAATATGAGGAGCATTTAACGCCACTCAATCAACAGCAAATTTACGTAACTCCGGCGCGCTCGCTTAATCATTCTTCCATCCTCAACACCTGGAAGTATGCTAACAACAACTACCACGTTGAAATGGAGAAAACACAGAAAAATATCCCCAGTTTTGGCAGAGCAAAAGAAATAGCACCAGAAAGTCTATTTGAGTTTTTTGTCATCTCCCAAAAAGAACTCAAACTACCAAAGTGGATTCGCTTGGGTAAATGGATGAGTAAGGCTGAAGTGACGGTTGAAAAATTACCGAAACCTAAAATTGCTGAGGGTATATTCACTTGTACACATCCATTAAATCCTTTAGATGTCATGTTCACTAATCAAGTGATTAGCTATGATGTTGTGAATATGCCTCCAGTTAGTTTAATTCAGAATGTCCAAATGCGAGGTCAATACTATCAATTTGATGGCATTCAAAACTTAAAAATTCCAGTTCGGATGGAATATCGTTTTCGGAATTAA
- a CDS encoding DUF433 domain-containing protein, translating into MLEDDLLSRISIDPNICFGKPCIRGHRIWVSLILDLLAGGESIESILEAYIGIEREDILAYIAFAVKTIQDLYSEDGE; encoded by the coding sequence ATGCTTGAAGATGATTTGCTTTCTCGAATTTCGATTGATCCAAACATCTGTTTTGGCAAACCCTGCATTCGCGGACATCGTATTTGGGTTTCTTTGATTTTAGATTTATTAGCTGGTGGAGAAAGTATTGAGAGCATTTTAGAGGCGTATATAGGTATAGAGCGAGAAGATATTTTAGCATATATTGCATTTGCTGTTAAGACAATTCAAGATTTATATAGTGAAGATGGAGAATAG
- the cas4 gene encoding CRISPR-associated protein Cas4 has translation MNQTEYVSIAALNQYAYCPHRCWRMFCAGEFTDNQYTIEGTTLHDRVHTTSDIQRGETWQVRAIWLKSEQYKLIGKSDLIEAESGQVYPVEYKRGRKGEWDNDELQVCAQALCLEEMTGEPVNTGYIYYAHSHQRQLVEINQELRKSAIATIQSVINLLETGTMPKPFYSKRCKGCSLYSQCLPKATDKVKIYQEVN, from the coding sequence ATGAATCAAACTGAATATGTTTCTATTGCGGCATTGAATCAATATGCCTATTGTCCGCATCGCTGTTGGCGGATGTTTTGTGCAGGGGAGTTTACTGATAATCAATACACAATTGAAGGCACAACTTTACACGATCGCGTCCACACCACAAGCGATATACAGCGAGGAGAAACTTGGCAAGTTCGGGCAATTTGGCTGAAGTCGGAGCAATATAAACTCATCGGGAAATCTGATTTAATTGAAGCCGAATCTGGTCAAGTTTACCCAGTGGAATATAAACGAGGACGCAAAGGCGAATGGGATAACGATGAGTTGCAAGTTTGTGCCCAAGCCTTATGTTTAGAAGAGATGACAGGAGAACCAGTTAACACTGGATATATCTATTATGCCCACTCGCATCAACGGCAATTAGTAGAGATTAATCAAGAGTTGAGAAAGAGTGCGATCGCAACTATTCAATCTGTCATAAATCTCCTAGAAACAGGAACAATGCCAAAACCATTTTACAGCAAACGTTGCAAAGGATGCAGTCTTTATTCGCAATGTTTGCCCAAAGCAACTGATAAAGTCAAAATTTATCAAGAAGTCAATTAA
- the cas10d gene encoding type I-D CRISPR-associated protein Cas10d/Csc3: MSMSNVDEYPEIPDLDNYEEDEKDTPIKRELLTISLFKKAIKEVPENKGDSIIISFAENVLPKLIHQLVGATAKGGQFTEDRRSEGKNVERSKHDQSLLSHLLNGLFPTYRIIQKLKSSELETNPVKRQCEEKETRLFVAAYILHDFEKFPDYPIWLKENDTDHVFKTRDWRKDPAKKSDAPNLRRGYVKQKIQDFSLDSFLGEGWENCIDDIVWLSSNAGDGSDADRGLEIRGLRPNLDGRVRNILHRLLKMSDLFASLLKHPRDVESDGRNEKLPELLNDLSNGQLTFSYHALSDNRGVLTNIINNALMDTHPQQYYTQLLYLPDGVVYLASKDAPAIHTADIPNQVVDKIKTLCSKQLTKRQTGFSRDGKGFKFADYYWLFFRANELMEVSINAAISILPDTKLASSGKRSESLQTFQTQGELPQNIDVVFGNEIQIDRLAEFGDIICRGIWGKWQERANEYQKQFYKAERKNIPDLNLTEKLAEYLGLSEEIPALRQIQSLKKTGGVPLDWYYLSAKYYQKNIGKNLAQNIELMKGMVNYTSNLIEPILEDFAIPDGWSDLRTYVSRVISLPTGAVVEPKPDQFLIEISRYKAAKVTGRGRENVCAISSSPYTVMEQMESATLFAPQVYSNRQILFNAQAAKRQICSIWSIEIMLRQILMSKTNATGADFEARKYRYLYLYPAYFFTPETNKFLQKAYNAISQTRFDTELRKHFVSKEQVANLTIDNYQQVDDLLIKQDIPPEDDKTFKISYPDDETLTFFFIGLPPGREPTDTESWIMPAWLAFALPLVLDVKVVASESPVPPFISGADFEETVLIDGEHQAIRSLIQKDNYRLDSILPRSSEKRKFSPLNALTAAYSIHLEVNRKKDGDPDWGKLADLARDLETSPLYVFHYLNKWLRKQDKIDSIPLAKVRLYLDFYHYFEPKGKAVNQLRKLTELYRHFYRSKSQYAKANAILKPIDEAADVILKIDKSMASDTESLIDVVAARLAKLMNNVRRKAAEGKPTLTLVDGKWRTALTSEEERQAVYEFSKYFVKEIFEGSFKSDRARLAGTQLNLIRDTCEYLYRLADDEERKARPQEEPDDIPELELETSV, encoded by the coding sequence ATGAGTATGAGTAACGTTGATGAATATCCTGAAATTCCAGACCTAGATAACTATGAGGAAGACGAAAAAGATACTCCTATAAAGCGCGAACTTTTAACTATTAGCCTCTTTAAAAAAGCAATTAAAGAAGTACCAGAGAATAAGGGAGATTCCATAATTATTAGTTTTGCAGAGAATGTGTTACCTAAACTAATTCATCAATTAGTGGGAGCAACAGCTAAGGGTGGTCAATTCACAGAAGACCGTAGATCCGAAGGTAAAAATGTTGAACGTAGTAAGCATGACCAATCTTTATTATCTCATCTGCTTAATGGTTTGTTCCCTACCTACCGGATTATTCAGAAATTAAAGTCATCAGAACTGGAAACTAATCCTGTTAAGCGTCAATGTGAAGAAAAGGAAACTCGTTTATTTGTAGCTGCGTATATTTTACATGACTTTGAAAAATTCCCTGACTATCCAATTTGGTTGAAAGAAAATGACACAGATCATGTATTTAAAACCCGTGATTGGCGTAAAGACCCTGCAAAGAAATCAGATGCACCAAATTTAAGACGCGGGTATGTAAAACAAAAAATTCAGGATTTTAGTTTAGATAGTTTTTTGGGTGAAGGTTGGGAAAATTGTATCGATGATATTGTGTGGCTGAGTAGTAATGCTGGTGATGGCAGTGATGCTGATCGAGGTTTAGAAATTCGTGGTTTGCGTCCTAATTTAGATGGTCGAGTACGGAATATACTGCACAGATTATTAAAAATGTCTGATTTATTTGCTTCATTATTAAAGCATCCTCGTGATGTTGAAAGTGATGGCAGAAATGAAAAATTACCTGAGTTATTAAACGACTTAAGTAATGGTCAGTTAACATTTAGCTATCATGCATTATCAGACAATCGTGGTGTTCTGACGAATATTATTAATAATGCTTTGATGGATACACATCCTCAGCAATACTACACACAGTTATTGTATTTGCCAGATGGTGTAGTATACCTTGCCAGTAAAGATGCACCTGCAATTCATACGGCTGATATTCCCAATCAGGTTGTAGATAAAATTAAAACATTATGCAGTAAGCAGTTAACAAAACGACAAACAGGTTTTAGTCGAGATGGTAAAGGTTTCAAGTTCGCTGATTATTACTGGTTATTTTTCCGCGCTAATGAGTTAATGGAAGTCAGCATTAATGCAGCCATCAGTATACTGCCTGATACTAAATTAGCCTCATCTGGTAAGCGGAGTGAAAGTTTACAAACTTTTCAAACACAAGGAGAATTACCACAAAATATAGATGTTGTATTTGGTAATGAAATTCAGATTGATAGATTAGCTGAATTTGGAGATATTATATGTCGAGGTATTTGGGGTAAATGGCAAGAACGCGCAAATGAATACCAAAAACAATTTTATAAAGCTGAACGTAAAAATATTCCTGATTTAAATCTGACTGAAAAACTAGCTGAATACTTAGGTTTGTCAGAGGAAATACCAGCTTTAAGACAAATTCAATCTCTCAAGAAAACAGGAGGAGTTCCTTTAGATTGGTATTATTTATCGGCTAAATATTACCAGAAAAATATAGGTAAAAATTTAGCGCAAAATATTGAATTGATGAAAGGTATGGTTAACTATACTTCTAACCTCATTGAACCTATTTTAGAAGATTTTGCAATTCCTGATGGCTGGAGTGATTTACGCACTTATGTAAGTCGAGTTATTTCTTTACCAACAGGTGCAGTTGTTGAACCTAAGCCAGACCAATTTTTAATAGAAATAAGTAGGTATAAGGCTGCAAAAGTTACAGGAAGAGGTAGAGAAAATGTTTGTGCTATATCTAGTTCTCCCTACACTGTAATGGAGCAAATGGAGTCAGCAACGTTATTTGCACCACAAGTTTATAGCAATCGCCAAATTTTATTTAATGCTCAAGCTGCAAAGCGGCAAATTTGCTCAATTTGGTCAATTGAAATCATGCTGAGGCAAATTTTGATGAGTAAGACTAACGCTACTGGTGCAGACTTTGAAGCTCGTAAATATCGCTATCTCTATCTCTATCCTGCTTATTTCTTTACTCCAGAAACAAATAAGTTTTTGCAAAAAGCTTATAACGCTATATCTCAAACTCGATTTGATACTGAACTTCGCAAACATTTTGTTTCCAAAGAACAAGTTGCAAATTTAACAATTGACAACTATCAACAAGTCGATGATTTGTTGATTAAGCAGGATATTCCACCAGAAGATGATAAGACATTTAAAATTAGCTATCCCGATGATGAAACATTAACTTTCTTCTTTATTGGTTTACCACCAGGAAGAGAACCAACAGATACAGAATCGTGGATAATGCCAGCTTGGTTAGCATTTGCTTTACCGCTTGTTCTAGATGTGAAAGTCGTAGCATCAGAATCACCTGTACCACCTTTCATTAGTGGTGCTGATTTTGAAGAAACAGTTTTAATTGATGGAGAGCATCAAGCGATTCGTTCTTTGATTCAAAAAGATAACTATCGCTTAGATAGCATTCTACCTCGTAGTTCAGAAAAGCGTAAATTTTCTCCACTCAATGCTCTGACTGCGGCTTACTCAATTCATTTAGAAGTCAACCGTAAAAAGGATGGCGATCCAGATTGGGGAAAGTTAGCAGATTTGGCACGCGATTTAGAAACCAGTCCTCTTTATGTCTTCCATTACCTGAATAAATGGCTACGGAAGCAAGACAAAATAGATTCTATACCTCTTGCTAAAGTTCGTCTATACTTGGATTTTTATCACTATTTTGAACCAAAAGGAAAAGCTGTGAATCAACTGCGTAAGTTAACAGAACTCTACCGTCATTTTTATCGTTCTAAAAGTCAATATGCCAAAGCTAATGCAATTCTCAAACCAATTGATGAGGCTGCTGATGTAATTTTGAAAATTGATAAATCTATGGCTAGTGACACTGAATCTTTAATAGATGTGGTAGCTGCTCGTCTAGCCAAGCTGATGAATAATGTGAGGCGTAAAGCGGCTGAAGGAAAACCAACATTAACTTTAGTTGATGGAAAGTGGAGGACTGCATTAACTTCCGAAGAAGAACGTCAAGCAGTCTATGAGTTTTCTAAGTATTTTGTAAAAGAAATATTTGAGGGAAGCTTTAAAAGCGATCGCGCACGTTTAGCAGGTACTCAACTCAATTTAATTAGAGATACCTGTGAATACCTTTATCGCCTAGCAGATGATGAAGAACGTAAAGCACGTCCACAAGAGGAACCTGATGATATTCCTGAATTAGAACTTGAAACATCAGTCTAA
- a CDS encoding 2OG-Fe(II) oxygenase, whose protein sequence is MKHYQQQTNAFPSDYLNNLWGEIQACPYFAINNLNRDFVATKGFSVVFQRSGLAKVEQQFPYFKPYLDLALQPSCNAFYLNPLQLKEGSRVDPHIDRSLRSYSKTIEPPALVSVLYVRVPADMEGGELVLRSHKRQLGQIKPQFNTLVYFQGDLTHSVNAVKTPGNRLSLVCEQYSLSEAELQEIPEFTVESRITQSTTKKRKYAS, encoded by the coding sequence GTGAAACACTATCAACAACAAACCAACGCTTTCCCCAGCGATTACCTAAACAACTTGTGGGGAGAAATCCAAGCTTGTCCTTACTTTGCTATCAACAACCTCAACCGCGATTTTGTCGCCACGAAAGGATTTTCTGTCGTATTTCAGCGTTCTGGATTAGCAAAAGTAGAACAGCAGTTTCCCTACTTCAAGCCTTACCTCGATTTGGCTCTCCAGCCGAGTTGTAATGCTTTTTACCTCAATCCTTTACAACTCAAAGAAGGCTCCCGCGTCGATCCGCATATCGATCGCTCCTTACGTTCCTACTCCAAAACCATTGAACCACCTGCGCTTGTCAGTGTTCTCTATGTACGCGTACCAGCAGATATGGAAGGGGGAGAACTGGTATTACGATCGCACAAACGCCAACTTGGGCAAATTAAGCCCCAATTCAATACTTTAGTTTATTTTCAAGGTGATTTAACCCATTCGGTTAACGCTGTCAAAACCCCAGGAAATCGCCTAAGTCTCGTTTGTGAACAGTATAGTTTGAGTGAAGCTGAACTTCAGGAAATCCCTGAGTTTACTGTAGAGTCAAGAATCACTCAGTCTACAACCAAAAAGAGAAAGTATGCCTCATAG
- a CDS encoding IS4 family transposase, which yields MKLKNFTDLNAWAVEQWGDAELGDTRRTQRAIAIGAAIAANPQGSLPDMMQGWNEIRAAYRLFAEDDVTHKALIQPHITETKQSATEIKSNVVLFIQDTTELDYTHHRQVKGLGHIGDGKGRGMMLHTCLAVVPLPLNPQILGLAGQIPWLRSQKKDNDNTLVEALPELLRTDGEGEIWAEMVESIGTAPTPQTGSIWVSVGDRGSDIFSYLRRAKALYWHCLVRVTQNRVITKPDATKGYLKAFARSLQPMAEKTVVLRGRNGEPKRQVNLQVAWSQLTIQPPAIGCERKQQLIDGWCIRCWEPEGDLEWILFTTVAVNAREDALMQLDWYATRWLIEEYHKCLKTGCAVEKRQLESASSLVRLLGFFAIVSVRLLQLRQLSRSNSQLKAHEYIPTIMLKVLVARLGLTNCELTLGEFFLAIARLGGFLGRKSDGLPGWQTLWRGWLRLQDMCWAADFITQSV from the coding sequence ATGAAGTTGAAAAATTTCACAGACCTCAATGCTTGGGCAGTTGAGCAATGGGGAGATGCCGAATTAGGGGATACTCGTCGTACGCAAAGAGCGATCGCTATCGGTGCAGCCATAGCTGCCAACCCGCAAGGGAGTTTACCAGATATGATGCAAGGCTGGAATGAAATTCGTGCTGCGTACCGATTATTTGCGGAAGACGATGTAACTCATAAGGCATTAATTCAACCTCACATCACGGAGACGAAACAAAGCGCAACTGAAATAAAATCCAATGTTGTTTTATTCATCCAAGACACAACAGAACTAGATTATACTCATCATCGGCAAGTTAAGGGATTAGGGCATATTGGAGATGGCAAAGGTAGAGGAATGATGCTACACACGTGTTTAGCAGTAGTACCGTTACCTTTGAATCCACAAATTTTGGGATTGGCAGGACAAATACCTTGGCTGCGTAGTCAAAAAAAGGACAATGACAACACGTTGGTGGAAGCGCTACCAGAACTATTGAGAACAGATGGTGAAGGGGAAATTTGGGCAGAGATGGTGGAATCCATCGGCACTGCACCAACACCACAAACTGGGTCAATTTGGGTAAGTGTCGGAGACAGGGGGAGTGATATTTTTTCTTACCTTCGACGAGCCAAAGCTTTGTACTGGCACTGCTTAGTACGAGTCACTCAAAACCGAGTGATTACTAAACCTGATGCCACCAAAGGGTATCTCAAGGCATTTGCTCGTTCTTTACAACCAATGGCGGAGAAAACTGTTGTTTTGCGTGGGCGCAACGGAGAACCCAAACGTCAAGTTAACTTACAAGTAGCTTGGTCTCAATTGACAATTCAACCCCCAGCAATTGGCTGTGAAAGAAAACAACAGCTAATAGATGGTTGGTGTATTCGTTGTTGGGAACCAGAAGGAGATTTAGAATGGATTCTATTTACCACTGTTGCTGTAAATGCTCGTGAGGATGCCCTCATGCAACTAGATTGGTATGCTACACGTTGGTTAATTGAAGAGTATCATAAGTGTCTCAAAACTGGTTGTGCTGTAGAAAAACGTCAATTGGAGTCAGCTTCATCACTGGTAAGGTTACTTGGCTTTTTTGCTATAGTTTCAGTCAGATTATTACAGTTACGCCAACTTAGTCGCAGCAATTCCCAACTGAAGGCACACGAGTACATACCTACAATTATGTTAAAAGTCTTAGTTGCTCGTCTTGGGTTGACAAATTGTGAGTTGACTTTGGGTGAATTCTTTTTAGCGATCGCTCGTTTGGGTGGTTTTCTTGGCCGCAAATCCGATGGTCTACCTGGTTGGCAGACCTTATGGCGAGGCTGGTTGCGATTACAGGATATGTGTTGGGCTGCTGATTTTATCACCCAGTCAGTTTAA